The proteins below come from a single Afipia felis ATCC 53690 genomic window:
- a CDS encoding Y-family DNA polymerase codes for MREDRSRACAGPDDAFFRNPWIIADKRNNALQVVAMNDAAAALGLEIGAPLANARAICLDIEVFDADEAADMQVLADIADWCDRFTPLVALDLPYGLFLDISGCAHLFGGEAAMLSRVCDSLSRQGFAANAAIAGTPACARALTRATRSRIVPEGEEATAVRSLPVFALGVEDAITRGLRRAGLKTIGDVASREPREIAARFGKAFTDLLREVLGQCDAPISPRRVPPDFMVEKHFPEPVATEDAVAATLSGLAQKLVGMMERQGKGARRLEASFFRTDGAVRTIAVEAGQAVTRVGVMERLFRERFGALADPIDPGFGFDLIRLSASRVEDVVQEQRDLDARAQDNDDVAALIDRLAARLGGSRIKVYLPQDTHIPERAALAVQAQHHLPKILSAQWPQRYENEPPLRPLRMFVHPEPIDVIADFPHGPPAHFRWRRVQHRIIQVEGPERIAPEWWNLAAGLDPVEHKEARARDYFRIEDSEGCRFWLYREGIHRRETIEFRWFMQGVFA; via the coding sequence ATGCGGGAGGATCGGTCGCGCGCATGCGCCGGGCCGGATGACGCGTTTTTCCGTAACCCCTGGATCATCGCGGACAAACGCAACAATGCGCTGCAGGTCGTCGCCATGAACGATGCGGCGGCGGCCCTCGGGCTTGAGATCGGAGCGCCGCTCGCCAATGCGCGCGCGATCTGTCTCGACATCGAAGTATTTGACGCCGACGAAGCTGCCGATATGCAGGTGCTTGCCGATATCGCGGACTGGTGCGACCGCTTCACGCCGCTGGTGGCACTCGATCTGCCTTACGGATTGTTTCTCGATATCAGCGGCTGTGCGCATCTGTTCGGTGGCGAGGCGGCGATGCTGTCGCGCGTTTGCGATTCACTGTCGCGGCAGGGTTTCGCCGCGAACGCCGCGATTGCCGGAACGCCGGCCTGCGCGCGTGCGCTGACGCGGGCGACGCGCAGCCGGATCGTGCCGGAAGGCGAAGAGGCAACAGCCGTCAGGTCGCTGCCGGTGTTCGCGCTCGGCGTGGAAGATGCGATCACGCGCGGACTGCGCCGTGCGGGGCTGAAGACCATCGGCGATGTTGCCTCCCGTGAACCGCGCGAGATCGCCGCGCGGTTCGGCAAGGCATTCACCGATTTGCTGCGCGAAGTGCTCGGGCAATGCGATGCCCCGATCAGTCCGCGCCGGGTGCCACCGGACTTCATGGTGGAAAAGCATTTTCCTGAGCCGGTCGCGACCGAAGATGCAGTCGCTGCGACACTATCGGGGTTGGCGCAGAAACTCGTCGGCATGATGGAGCGGCAGGGCAAGGGCGCCCGACGGCTGGAGGCCAGCTTCTTTCGTACCGACGGCGCGGTGCGCACCATTGCCGTCGAGGCAGGCCAGGCGGTAACGCGCGTCGGCGTCATGGAGCGCCTGTTTCGTGAGAGGTTCGGCGCGCTGGCCGATCCGATCGATCCGGGATTCGGGTTCGATCTCATCCGCCTGTCCGCAAGCCGCGTCGAAGACGTCGTGCAGGAGCAACGCGATCTCGATGCCCGCGCACAGGACAATGACGATGTGGCCGCGCTGATAGACCGTCTGGCCGCACGGCTCGGCGGTTCGCGGATCAAGGTGTATCTGCCGCAGGATACGCATATTCCGGAGCGTGCGGCGCTGGCCGTGCAGGCGCAGCATCATTTGCCGAAGATTTTATCGGCGCAATGGCCGCAGCGGTACGAGAATGAGCCGCCGTTGCGGCCGTTGCGGATGTTCGTTCATCCCGAGCCGATCGATGTCATCGCGGATTTTCCACATGGGCCTCCGGCGCATTTCAGGTGGCGGAGGGTGCAACATCGGATCATTCAGGTGGAAGGGCCCGAGCGTATCGCGCCGGAATGGTGGAATCTTGCGGCCGGACTCGACCCGGTCGAACACAAGGAAGCGCGCGCGCGTGATTATTTCCGTATCGAGGACAGCGAGGGCTGCCGGTTCTGGCTTTATCGCGAAGGCATCCATCGCAGGGAAACGATTGAATTTCGCTGGTTCATGCAGGGAGTGTTCGCATGA
- a CDS encoding HlyD family secretion protein, with protein sequence MDARTSERKTDAEKPQRAEARPNEPDPLKNRDRDSQPKDEHKPAPSRMDRMREHWKLTAVIAVVLLAVLVGGLAYWLDVRDYESTDDAFVAARSFSVAPKVGGYVVEVPVTDNQHVEAGELLARIDDRDYRNAADQAKAQVAVARANIDNVKAQIDSQHEQIDQAQAQVDQAKAQLEFAQQEEGRAKDLVQKGAGTVQNEQQTRSNLRSQEANMTRSNAALSAARLGITTLEAQLEGARASLQQAQAQLDQANLNLQYTRVTAAQAGHVVRLSGAVGSFVTAGQSLMMFVPDDVWIVANYKETQLQYMRPGQPVEFTIDAYPDRKLTGHVASVQPGSGTAFSLLPAENATGNYVKVVQRVPVKIIVDHWPADIPIGPGMSVVPWTKVR encoded by the coding sequence TTGGACGCGCGAACCTCAGAGCGGAAGACCGACGCGGAAAAGCCTCAACGGGCCGAGGCTCGCCCCAATGAGCCCGATCCGCTGAAAAACCGCGACAGGGATAGCCAACCGAAGGATGAGCATAAGCCCGCGCCGTCACGGATGGATCGCATGCGCGAGCACTGGAAGCTGACGGCCGTCATTGCCGTCGTTCTCCTTGCTGTGTTGGTCGGCGGCCTCGCATACTGGCTTGATGTCCGGGACTATGAATCCACGGACGATGCGTTCGTCGCCGCGCGCAGCTTCTCTGTGGCTCCGAAAGTCGGCGGCTATGTAGTCGAGGTTCCCGTCACGGACAACCAGCATGTCGAAGCGGGTGAACTTCTGGCCCGGATCGATGATCGTGATTACCGGAATGCTGCCGATCAGGCGAAGGCACAGGTCGCCGTCGCGCGCGCGAATATCGATAACGTCAAGGCACAGATCGACAGCCAGCACGAGCAGATCGATCAGGCACAGGCGCAGGTCGATCAGGCCAAGGCGCAGCTTGAATTTGCACAACAGGAAGAAGGCCGCGCGAAAGACCTTGTGCAGAAGGGCGCCGGCACGGTGCAGAACGAGCAGCAGACGCGCTCGAATCTCCGCTCTCAGGAAGCGAATATGACGCGGAGTAATGCAGCGCTGAGTGCGGCCAGGCTCGGAATTACAACGCTCGAAGCACAGCTCGAAGGTGCGCGTGCCTCGCTGCAGCAGGCGCAGGCCCAGCTCGATCAGGCGAACCTTAATCTTCAATATACCCGTGTCACCGCCGCACAGGCCGGGCATGTGGTGAGGTTGTCCGGCGCGGTCGGCTCTTTCGTTACGGCAGGGCAAAGCCTGATGATGTTCGTGCCGGACGATGTGTGGATCGTTGCGAACTACAAGGAGACGCAGCTCCAATACATGCGGCCGGGTCAGCCGGTGGAATTCACCATCGATGCCTATCCGGATCGCAAGCTCACGGGTCATGTCGCATCGGTGCAGCCCGGTTCGGGGACGGCGTTCAGTCTGTTACCGGCTGAGAACGCGACCGGAAATTACGTGAAGGTGGTGCAGCGTGTGCCGGTGAAGATCATTGTCGATCACTGGCCGGCGGATATTCCGATCGGTCCGGGCATGTCCGTCGTGCCCTGGACAAAAGTGCGATGA
- a CDS encoding ImuA family protein, with amino-acid sequence MTSARMSTLASLQDTIRHLEAQTMPLHAEHVALGHAGADATLQGGLLRGALHEVFALETRQSVAATGFVAGIAERLSNHRPLLWVQQDFAETEAGALSMSGFAELGLDPRRLVLVSVPNAETGLKVAADALACDALGAVILELWGGAKTFDLVASRRLTLAARSSGVPCVMLSTSSEPVISTAETRWIVRARRSPPGPDWIAWGAPVLDAELVRNRHGQTGRWIMEWDCDERIFREPATYSQPLVAAPADRPHQAPAHAGGSVARMRRAG; translated from the coding sequence ATGACCAGCGCGCGTATGAGTACGCTTGCGTCCTTGCAGGACACCATCCGCCATCTCGAGGCGCAGACCATGCCGCTGCATGCCGAACACGTGGCGCTCGGTCATGCCGGAGCGGATGCGACGCTGCAGGGCGGCCTGTTGCGCGGCGCACTGCATGAGGTGTTCGCCCTCGAGACCCGGCAATCGGTCGCCGCAACCGGCTTTGTCGCGGGCATCGCGGAGCGGTTGTCGAACCACAGGCCGCTGCTTTGGGTGCAACAGGATTTTGCGGAAACCGAAGCCGGCGCCTTGTCGATGAGCGGGTTTGCCGAACTGGGACTCGACCCGCGCCGGCTGGTGCTGGTGAGCGTGCCCAATGCGGAAACAGGGTTGAAGGTCGCCGCCGATGCGCTGGCCTGCGATGCGCTGGGCGCGGTGATCCTCGAATTGTGGGGTGGCGCGAAGACATTCGATCTCGTCGCAAGCCGCAGGCTGACGCTCGCGGCCCGATCAAGCGGCGTGCCGTGCGTGATGCTTTCCACGTCAAGCGAACCCGTCATCAGCACCGCGGAAACGCGCTGGATCGTGCGTGCAAGGCGTTCTCCGCCCGGACCGGACTGGATTGCCTGGGGCGCGCCTGTTCTCGATGCAGAACTCGTTCGCAACCGGCATGGGCAGACAGGGCGATGGATCATGGAGTGGGATTGTGATGAGCGTATCTTCCGTGAACCGGCGACGTATTCTCAGCCTCTGGTTGCCGCGCCTGCCGACCGACCGCATCAAGCGCCGGCTCATGCGGGAGGATCGGTCGCGCGCATGCGCCGGGCCGGATGA
- a CDS encoding DHA2 family efflux MFS transporter permease subunit encodes MSDAVQGGAAGGWSPERSAAGGHNPYLIAFVVSIATFMEVLDTTIANVSLRYIAGGLAVGLDESTYVITSYLVANAIVISISGWLSTVIGRKRFYMSCVAVFTVASLLCGLAWNLHSLVLFRILQGLGGGGMATSEQAILADSFPPAKRGQAFAIYGIAVVVAPIVGPTLGGWISDTYSWHWVFLINVPMGLISLFLVGTMVSEPSGAEEERKELLRKGLRVDYVGFALVAVGLGSLEFVLDEGQRNDWFGSNMIVAFAVLSAACLITLIFWELMRDDPIVDIRLLGQRQFGTCFLAMLGTGAIVVATTQILPQFLQTEMGYTAMLAGLVLSPGGLVTLVMMPVTGKLIGLVQAKYLIAAGAAIAGLSMWHLTGLTDNITYDYAAMSRIYLALGLPLLFLPITTASYEGVPPEKTNQASALINVARNLGGSIGVAMVQTILAQRQQFHQSRLIEHIAPSDVGYQQTLAAVTHFFEAQGSNATDAAAQALAYIAQMLQQQVNLLAYIDVFWWLSLIGAVMAPLALTLRSIDMNAPARH; translated from the coding sequence ATGAGCGATGCAGTTCAAGGGGGAGCGGCAGGAGGCTGGTCTCCTGAGCGCTCGGCCGCGGGAGGACATAATCCTTATCTGATCGCATTCGTGGTTTCGATCGCCACCTTCATGGAGGTACTCGACACCACGATTGCCAATGTCTCGCTTCGCTATATCGCAGGCGGTCTGGCGGTGGGCCTCGATGAGAGTACTTACGTCATCACGAGCTATCTCGTCGCCAACGCCATCGTGATTTCGATCTCCGGTTGGCTCTCGACCGTCATCGGCCGCAAGCGCTTTTATATGAGTTGCGTTGCGGTCTTCACCGTTGCGTCGCTGTTGTGCGGCCTGGCCTGGAATCTTCACTCGCTTGTTCTGTTTCGTATCCTGCAAGGGCTTGGCGGAGGCGGGATGGCGACGAGTGAACAGGCGATCCTTGCCGACTCGTTTCCTCCGGCAAAACGAGGACAGGCATTTGCGATTTACGGCATTGCGGTTGTGGTCGCGCCGATCGTTGGTCCCACGCTTGGCGGATGGATCAGCGATACCTATTCCTGGCATTGGGTATTTCTCATCAACGTGCCGATGGGTTTGATTTCACTGTTTCTGGTCGGGACGATGGTGAGCGAACCATCGGGTGCCGAGGAGGAGCGAAAGGAGCTCCTCCGCAAAGGCTTGCGCGTCGATTATGTGGGGTTCGCCCTCGTCGCCGTCGGGTTGGGATCGCTTGAATTCGTGCTCGACGAGGGGCAGCGCAACGATTGGTTCGGGTCGAACATGATCGTGGCATTCGCCGTCCTCTCCGCCGCCTGTCTGATCACGCTGATCTTCTGGGAGTTGATGCGCGACGATCCCATCGTCGACATCAGGCTGCTGGGCCAGCGGCAGTTCGGCACTTGCTTTCTGGCGATGCTGGGAACGGGTGCCATCGTGGTGGCGACGACGCAGATCCTTCCGCAATTTCTGCAGACCGAAATGGGTTACACAGCCATGCTGGCAGGGCTGGTACTTTCACCGGGAGGGCTTGTAACGCTCGTAATGATGCCGGTCACCGGAAAGCTGATCGGGCTCGTGCAGGCGAAGTATCTGATTGCGGCCGGTGCGGCGATTGCAGGTCTGTCGATGTGGCACCTCACCGGTCTCACCGATAACATCACCTATGATTATGCCGCGATGTCACGAATCTATCTCGCGCTCGGTTTGCCGCTGCTGTTCCTTCCCATCACCACGGCTTCATATGAAGGCGTGCCACCCGAAAAGACGAATCAGGCATCGGCCCTGATCAATGTTGCACGCAATCTTGGAGGATCGATCGGAGTGGCGATGGTGCAGACCATTCTGGCGCAGCGCCAGCAATTCCATCAAAGCCGCCTGATCGAACACATTGCGCCGTCCGATGTTGGCTATCAGCAGACCCTCGCCGCCGTGACGCACTTTTTCGAGGCGCAAGGCTCCAATGCGACGGACGCGGCGGCACAGGCGCTCGCCTATATCGCTCAGATGTTGCAGCAGCAGGTCAATCTGCTGGCTTATATCGACGTGTTCTGGTGGCTCTCTTTGATCGGCGCAGTCATGGCGCCGCTCGCTCTCACGCTCAGATCGATCGACATGAACGCTCCGGCGCGGCATTAG
- a CDS encoding error-prone DNA polymerase yields MIYAEIGVTTNFSFLRGASHPQEYVHKASRYCLYAIGIADRNTLAGVVRAYGELGNKNRKVRYNPKLLVGTRLVFDDGTPDILAYPRDRVAYGRLCRLLSKGKLRAEKGECLLRFDDLAEFSEGQLLVLMPSYRLDGGKILRTLDALKKLPVEGVWLAATMFFHGDDRRRMSRLERLATTAHVPLIATNDVLYHFHRRRALQDVLSCIREKATIHEIGRKLEAHAERHLQPHKEMVRLYKDYPDALEETIRFADRIDFSLGQLKYQYPDEPVPPGKTAQEHLRDLTEAGIRQYFPEGVDAKLRGTIEKELRLIEKLGYAHYFLTVHDVVRYARSQSILCQGRGSAANSAVCFMLGITSVNPAETDVLFERFISEERLEPPDIDVDFEHSRREEVMQYVFQRYGRNRAAIVATVIHYRPRSAIRDVGKALGLTEDVTAALADTVWGSWGHGLSEMQVKQAGFDPANPMIVRAVELATELIEFPRHLSQHVGGFVLTQDRLDTYVPIGNAAMEDRTFIEWDKDDIDTLSMMKVDVLALGMLSCIRKCFDLIAEHKDRRYELADIKAENDDSGPVFDMLCRGESIGVFQVESRAQMTMLPRLKPREFYDLVIEVAIVRPGPIQGNMVHPYLKRRSMKPEEIEYPYPKGGNPDELKSILRKTLGVPLFQEQAMRIAMTAAEFTSAEANGLRRAMATFRNVGTMPKFETRMVGRMIARGYDPQFAQGCFDQIKGFGSYGFPESHAAAFAQLVYVSAWLKCFHPDAFACGLLNSQPMGFYAPVQIVGDARQNGVDVREVDVSHSFSQNALEGQSGKYHALRLGFRQIDGFKCADPDEERWRRVQGKAKSEDWGEAIVEARSRQPFTSLEDFARETNLPKRALILLADADAFRSLGLDRRSALWAVRRLPDDVSLPLFQSAAAREQPDEGAQPLPQMPLPEEVVADYQTIRLSLKGHPMEFLHTMFTEEGVVSCATVAHENDKRRVRCAGVVLVRQRPGSANGVVFMTLEDETGIANIVVWPKVMEKFRKEVMGARLVEVEGIIQSSPDKVVHLVADRLFDRTSDLIGLANDTLRPYLDMNPSEETGEKRLVATVKAGHPREVRILPASRDFH; encoded by the coding sequence ATGATCTACGCGGAGATTGGCGTCACCACGAATTTTTCGTTCCTGCGCGGGGCCTCGCATCCGCAGGAATATGTCCACAAGGCCAGCCGCTATTGTCTTTATGCCATCGGCATCGCCGACAGGAACACACTGGCGGGCGTGGTGCGTGCCTATGGCGAACTGGGCAACAAGAATCGTAAGGTCCGTTACAATCCGAAGCTGCTGGTCGGCACGCGTCTGGTGTTCGACGACGGCACGCCGGACATTCTGGCGTATCCGCGCGATCGCGTGGCTTACGGCCGTCTGTGCCGGTTGCTGAGCAAGGGAAAGCTGCGCGCGGAGAAAGGCGAATGCCTTCTGCGCTTCGATGACCTCGCCGAATTCAGCGAAGGCCAGTTGCTGGTTCTGATGCCGTCTTACAGGCTCGACGGTGGTAAGATCCTGCGAACGCTCGATGCACTGAAAAAGCTGCCAGTGGAAGGTGTGTGGCTTGCGGCTACCATGTTCTTCCACGGAGACGATCGTCGCCGGATGTCGCGTCTCGAGCGGCTGGCGACCACGGCGCACGTGCCGTTGATCGCGACGAACGACGTTCTGTATCATTTTCATCGCCGCCGGGCGCTGCAGGACGTGCTGAGCTGCATTCGCGAGAAGGCCACCATTCATGAAATCGGCAGGAAGCTCGAAGCCCATGCCGAACGCCATTTGCAGCCGCACAAGGAGATGGTGCGTCTTTACAAGGATTATCCCGATGCCCTGGAAGAGACTATCCGCTTTGCCGACCGCATTGATTTCTCGCTCGGCCAGTTGAAGTATCAATATCCCGACGAGCCGGTTCCGCCGGGGAAGACAGCGCAGGAGCATCTGCGCGATCTGACAGAGGCGGGTATCAGGCAATATTTCCCTGAAGGCGTCGATGCGAAATTGCGCGGCACGATCGAAAAGGAATTGCGTCTGATCGAAAAGCTCGGTTACGCGCATTACTTCCTCACGGTGCATGACGTCGTGCGCTATGCCCGCTCGCAGAGCATCTTATGTCAGGGGCGCGGTTCTGCCGCTAATTCGGCGGTCTGCTTCATGCTCGGCATCACCTCGGTGAATCCCGCCGAAACCGACGTGCTGTTCGAGCGCTTCATCTCCGAGGAGCGGCTTGAGCCGCCCGATATCGATGTCGATTTCGAGCATTCGCGCCGCGAGGAGGTGATGCAATACGTCTTCCAGCGTTATGGAAGGAATCGCGCAGCAATTGTCGCGACGGTGATCCATTATCGCCCGCGCAGTGCCATTCGCGATGTAGGCAAGGCGCTGGGACTGACGGAAGATGTCACCGCTGCGCTGGCGGATACGGTGTGGGGGAGTTGGGGCCATGGCCTCAGCGAGATGCAGGTCAAGCAGGCCGGGTTCGATCCGGCCAATCCGATGATCGTACGCGCTGTCGAGCTTGCGACGGAACTGATCGAATTTCCGCGCCATCTGTCCCAGCATGTCGGCGGCTTCGTGCTGACGCAGGACCGGCTCGACACTTATGTGCCGATCGGAAATGCTGCGATGGAGGATCGCACCTTCATCGAATGGGATAAGGATGACATCGATACTTTGAGTATGATGAAGGTCGATGTGCTGGCGCTTGGCATGCTGAGCTGTATCCGGAAGTGTTTTGATTTGATCGCGGAGCACAAGGACAGGCGTTACGAACTGGCGGATATCAAGGCGGAGAACGACGATAGCGGTCCGGTCTTCGACATGCTGTGCCGGGGCGAATCCATCGGCGTGTTTCAGGTGGAGAGCCGTGCGCAGATGACCATGCTACCGCGGCTGAAGCCACGCGAATTCTACGATCTCGTGATCGAAGTCGCGATCGTCCGGCCGGGGCCGATCCAGGGAAACATGGTGCATCCCTATCTCAAGCGGCGGTCTATGAAGCCAGAGGAGATCGAATATCCCTATCCCAAAGGTGGAAATCCGGACGAACTGAAATCTATCCTGCGCAAGACGCTTGGTGTTCCGCTGTTTCAGGAGCAGGCTATGCGTATCGCGATGACGGCGGCGGAATTCACCTCTGCGGAAGCGAATGGGTTGCGCCGCGCGATGGCGACATTTCGTAATGTAGGTACCATGCCGAAATTCGAGACGCGCATGGTCGGCCGCATGATCGCGCGCGGTTACGATCCGCAATTCGCGCAAGGTTGCTTCGACCAGATCAAAGGATTCGGCAGTTACGGCTTTCCGGAAAGCCACGCGGCGGCGTTCGCCCAGCTTGTGTATGTGTCGGCCTGGTTGAAATGCTTCCACCCCGATGCATTTGCCTGCGGGCTTTTGAATTCGCAGCCGATGGGATTCTACGCGCCTGTGCAGATCGTCGGCGATGCGCGTCAGAACGGCGTCGACGTCCGCGAGGTCGATGTCTCGCACAGCTTTTCACAGAACGCTCTGGAAGGGCAGAGCGGCAAATATCACGCGCTGCGCCTCGGCTTCCGGCAGATCGACGGATTCAAATGCGCTGATCCGGATGAGGAGAGATGGCGCCGGGTGCAGGGCAAGGCAAAATCGGAAGACTGGGGAGAGGCGATCGTTGAAGCGCGATCGAGGCAGCCATTTACCTCGCTGGAGGATTTCGCGCGCGAGACGAACCTGCCGAAGCGCGCGCTGATCCTGTTGGCCGATGCCGATGCATTCCGCTCGCTGGGGCTGGATCGCCGCAGCGCGCTGTGGGCCGTTCGCCGGTTGCCGGACGACGTGTCGCTGCCGCTGTTTCAATCGGCAGCTGCCCGCGAACAGCCGGACGAAGGTGCGCAGCCATTGCCGCAAATGCCGCTCCCGGAAGAGGTGGTCGCCGATTATCAGACGATACGGTTGTCCTTGAAGGGGCATCCGATGGAATTCCTGCACACGATGTTCACGGAAGAGGGTGTAGTTTCATGCGCGACGGTTGCTCATGAGAACGACAAACGGCGCGTGCGCTGTGCGGGCGTTGTGCTGGTGCGCCAGCGGCCGGGTAGCGCGAACGGCGTCGTCTTCATGACGCTGGAGGATGAGACCGGCATCGCCAATATCGTCGTCTGGCCGAAGGTGATGGAAAAATTCCGCAAGGAGGTGATGGGCGCGCGGCTCGTCGAGGTCGAGGGCATCATCCAGAGCAGCCCCGACAAGGTGGTTCATCTGGTTGCGGATCGCTTGTTCGATCGAACCTCCGATCTGATCGGGCTCGCGAACGACACCCTGCGGCCGTATCTGGATATGAATCCATCAGAGGAAACAGGTGAGAAACGACTGGTTGCGACAGTTAAGGCGGGGCATCCCCGCGAGGTGCGGATTCTTCCTGCGTCTCGGGATTTTCACTGA